The following coding sequences lie in one Takifugu rubripes chromosome 8, fTakRub1.2, whole genome shotgun sequence genomic window:
- the slitrk1 gene encoding SLIT and NTRK-like protein 1, which produces MLLWIILLNAALCVASGNVTRDVCKEQICSCNEIEGDLHIDCEKRSFTTLRHLTGPSSQFYHLLLHGNSLSRLFPNEFANFYNAVSLHLENNGLHDIVPGAFLGLQLVKRLHINNNKIRSFRKSTFLGLDDLEYLQADFNLLRDIDPAVFRDLNKLEVLILNDNLISALPINVFQHVPITHLDLRGNRIKTLPYEGILEQIPGIVEVLLEDNPWDCNCDLVSLKEWLENIPQNALIGRVICEAPTRLQGSDLNETSEADLCPSQSGGADTSLVAPPTQEETSEARGSRPTPYKPDAGGPSTPGGHGSKSHSKSRENWQLKTKPTEVPTGVNGDREQPHNMTCPQLCSCKLVGSRQGLGVNCEGKKIENLSNLKPKPLAAHEINMRDNNIHAVKKNQLLGYTSLNLLDLGGNNIKVIDNGTFQTQSELRWLYMDKNYLDTLMAEMFVGLVNLEYLSLEYNDIQLIVPGAFSPMPNLRVLFLNNNLLKSLPVDAFLGISLSKISLHNNYFTHLSVAGVLDQLNSIIQIDLHGNPWDCSCNIVPFKQWTEKLGADVIVSDLKCESPEEFWKRDFRYVRNDLMCPKLYEKLYPTPLSKNSTFTQDSGTRSNSYLEPNRVSISVLVPGLLLVFVTSAFTVVGMLVFILRNRKRSKRRDGNSSASEINSLQTVCDSSYWHSGPYNADGGAHRGFDCSTHLSTTNDA; this is translated from the coding sequence ATGCTGCTTTGGATTATTCTGCTGAATGCGGCTCTTTGTGTTGCCAGTGGAAATGTTACAAGGGACGTTTGTAAAGAGCAGATTTGCTCTTGCAACGAGATCGAGGGGGATCTGCATATAGACTGCGAAAAGAGGAGCTTCACCACTCTGCGGCATTTGACCGGCCCCAGCTCGCAGTTCTACCACCTGCTCCTGCACGGGAATTCTCTGTCTCGTCTCTTCCCGAACGAGTTCGCCAACTTTTACAACGCCGTCAGCCTGCATTTGGAAAACAACGGCTTGCACGACATCGTCCCTGGCGCCTTCCTGGGACTGCAGCTGGTCAAGAGGCTGCACATCAATAACAATAAGATAAGATCGTTCAGGAAGAGCACGTTTCTGGGGTTGGACGACTTGGAATATCTCCAAGCTGATTTTAATCTATTGAGGGACATCGACCCCGCCGTTTTCAGGGACCTAAATAAACTTGAAGTGTTGATACTTAACGACAACCTCATCAGCGCGCTACCTATAAACGTGTTCCAACATGTGCCCATTACGCATCTCGATCTGCGGGGAAATAGAATCAAAACGTTGCCTTATGAGGGGATTCTGGAGCAGATTCCGGGCATTGTGGAGGTGCTGCTAGAGGACAACCCCTGGGACTGTAACTGCGACCTGGTTTCTCTAAAGGAATGGCTTGAGAACATACCGCAGAACGCGCTCATTGGCAGAGTGATATGTGAGGCTCCCACAAGGCTGCAGGGGAGCGACCTGAACGAGACGTCAGAGGCGGACTTGTGCCCTTCACAAAGCGGCGGCGCAGACACCAGCCTGGTCGCCCCTCCCACCCAGGAGGAGACCTCCGAGGCCCGTGGCTCTCGCCCCACGCCTTACAAACCAGACGCCGGCGGTCCGTCGACGCCTGGCGGCCACGGATCCAAGAGTCATTCCAAATCTCGTGAGAACTGGCAGCTGAAAACGAAACCCACTGAGGTGCCCACAGGTGTGAACGGGGACCGGGAGCAGCCGCACAACATGACGTGTCCCCAGCTGTGCAGCTGCAAACTGGTGGGGTCCCGGCAGGGGTTGGGGGTCAACTGTGAGGGCAAGAAGATCGAGAACTTGTCCAACCTCAAGCCGAAGCCGCTGGCTGCTCACGAAATAAACATGAGAGACAACAACATTCACGCTGTGAAAAAGAATCAATTGCTTGGCTACACCAGTCTCAACCTGCTCGATCTGGGCGGAAACAACATCAAGGTGATTGACAATGGGACTTTCCAAACGCAGAGCGAGCTCAGGTGGCTGTATATGGATAAGAACTACCTGGATACCCTGATGGCGGAGATGTTTGTGGGCCTCGTCAATTTGGAATATCTCAGTTTGGAATACAACGACATCCAGTTGATCGTGCCGGGCGCCTTCAGCCCCATGCCAAACCTGCGGGTGTTGTTCCTCAACAACAATCTGCTCAAGTCTTTACCGGTGGATGCTTTCCTTGGGATTTCTTTATCCAAAATTAGCCTGCATAACAATTATTTCACACACCTGTCTGTAGCTGGCGTGTTAGACCAGCTCAATTCAATCATCCAGATCGATTTACACGGGAACCCGTGGGATTGCTCGTGCAACATCGTGCCCTTCAAGCAGTGGACGGAGAAACTGGGGGCTGACGTAATCGTGAGCGATCTGAAGTGCGAGTCCCCCGAAGAGTTCTGGAAACGGGATTTTCGCTACGTGCGGAACGATCTCATGTGCCCTAAACTCTATGAAAAACTCTACCCCACGCCCCTGTCCAAAAACAGCACTTTCACCCAGGACTCGGGGACGCGCTCGAACTCCTACTTAGAGCCGAACAGGGTTTCCATCTCGGTGCTCGTCCccgggctgctgctggtgttcgtCACGTCCGCGTTCACGGTGGTGGGAatgcttgtgtttattttgcGCAATCGGAAGCGGTCGAAGCGGAGGGACGGGAACTCGTCCGCCTCGGAGATCAACTCTTTGCAGACAGTGTGTGACTCGTCTTACTGGCACAGCGGTCCTTACAACGCAGACGGGGGCGCGCACCGGGGATTCGACTGCAGCACGCACCTCTCAACAACTAATGACGCGTAA